The Planococcus versutus genome contains a region encoding:
- a CDS encoding cobyric acid synthase — MRGIMIQGTASDVGKSMICAALCRILSDQKIKVAPFKSQNMSNNSYVTVWGEEIGRSQGVQAEAARTIATVDMNPILLKPESGMKSQVILFGKKIETMDGMDYRARFYKKGLQAIDHALANLAKNFTHIVIEGAGSPTEMNLNDRELVNMTVAKRADVPVILVADIERGGVFASIVGTLALIPEKERVKGLIINKFRGDVKLFEDGVRFLESYTGIPVLGVIPYLDHHEIEQEDSLGVRAVRQLSLVENAIDLVVCKHPYLSNFTDIEPFLTEADVSVRWAETVDDIGHPDILVLPGTKSTIADLRYWKQQQLGEKLKSLQKDTWIVGLCGGFQMFAETLSDPQGHDGVSVESEAGFGLVSKMHVDFVEEKIVRRQQGMVRFREDDIAVSGYEIHHGRVTGINYPLIDSEESTEGYFHNRLIGTHLHGFFRDRSCRTAFLSSIRKQKNLPLPAVETTTDPIDRWATHVKNHLDWQKTTEIMEAFQ; from the coding sequence ATGCGCGGAATAATGATTCAAGGAACTGCTTCAGACGTTGGGAAAAGTATGATTTGTGCCGCTTTGTGCCGTATACTTTCTGATCAAAAAATCAAAGTCGCTCCTTTTAAATCACAAAATATGTCTAATAATTCGTATGTGACAGTTTGGGGTGAGGAAATTGGTCGCTCTCAAGGTGTCCAAGCAGAAGCAGCTCGCACTATAGCAACTGTCGACATGAACCCGATCTTGTTGAAACCCGAGAGTGGTATGAAATCACAAGTGATTTTGTTTGGTAAAAAAATCGAAACCATGGATGGCATGGACTACCGCGCTCGATTTTACAAAAAAGGCCTTCAAGCAATCGATCATGCATTAGCCAATTTAGCAAAAAATTTTACTCATATCGTCATTGAAGGTGCAGGCAGTCCAACCGAAATGAATTTGAACGACCGTGAGCTAGTGAATATGACGGTTGCCAAACGAGCAGACGTTCCAGTAATTCTTGTGGCGGACATCGAGCGTGGCGGTGTATTTGCATCGATTGTTGGGACACTGGCGTTGATACCAGAAAAAGAACGAGTAAAAGGCCTAATCATCAACAAATTCAGAGGAGACGTTAAGCTTTTTGAAGACGGCGTGCGTTTTTTAGAATCGTATACCGGTATTCCAGTGCTTGGTGTCATACCATACTTGGATCATCACGAAATTGAACAAGAGGATTCACTTGGCGTTAGAGCGGTGCGTCAACTTTCTCTTGTTGAAAATGCAATCGACTTGGTTGTTTGCAAACATCCTTATTTATCAAACTTTACAGATATTGAACCATTCTTAACAGAAGCGGATGTTTCGGTTCGCTGGGCAGAAACGGTTGATGATATCGGACATCCTGACATTTTAGTGTTACCAGGTACAAAAAGTACTATCGCTGATTTACGGTATTGGAAACAGCAACAACTTGGAGAAAAGTTAAAATCGTTACAAAAAGACACGTGGATTGTGGGTTTATGTGGCGGCTTTCAAATGTTTGCAGAAACTTTATCAGATCCTCAAGGGCACGACGGGGTTAGTGTAGAGTCCGAAGCTGGATTTGGTTTAGTTTCGAAAATGCATGTTGATTTTGTAGAAGAAAAAATAGTTCGACGGCAACAAGGAATGGTGAGATTTAGGGAGGATGATATTGCAGTGAGCGGCTATGAAATTCACCATGGCCGAGTAACAGGTATAAACTATCCCTTGATAGATTCCGAAGAATCAACTGAAGGGTATTTTCACAACCGTCTCATTGGAACGCATTTACATGGATTTTTCCGAGATCGATCTTGCCGGACTGCATTTTTGTCATCTATTCGTAAACAGAAAAACTTACCATTGCCAGCAGTTGAAACAACAACCGATCCAATTGATCGCTGGGCAACGCATGTAAAAAATCATTTAGACTGGCAAAAAACAACAGAAATAATGGAGGCGTTTCAATGA
- a CDS encoding bifunctional adenosylcobinamide kinase/adenosylcobinamide-phosphate guanylyltransferase, with translation MARGQLVFISGGVRSGKSAYAESIVRNFSNARKIYLASGQVNDEEMKERIERHRLDRLEDNWLTIEQAYELENVTKILQPRDLVLWDCVTTWLANELYEGWETGKMCSEIEGCMEAKWTKLQETLIKMLGTVDLLTIVSNEVLDDFVRDEHYQAWLGRIHIWLVQQADQAIEMENGLAFKRK, from the coding sequence ATGGCTCGAGGTCAACTAGTTTTCATCAGCGGAGGAGTTCGCAGTGGAAAAAGTGCTTATGCAGAATCGATTGTCCGTAATTTTAGCAATGCTCGCAAAATTTATTTAGCTAGCGGCCAAGTAAACGATGAGGAAATGAAAGAACGCATCGAACGTCATCGTTTAGATCGGCTCGAAGATAATTGGCTGACAATCGAACAAGCATATGAGCTGGAGAACGTGACAAAAATATTGCAACCGCGTGACTTAGTGTTGTGGGATTGTGTAACAACTTGGCTAGCTAATGAATTATACGAAGGATGGGAAACAGGCAAAATGTGTTCTGAAATTGAAGGCTGCATGGAAGCCAAGTGGACCAAATTGCAAGAAACCCTTATCAAAATGCTAGGCACTGTAGATTTATTGACCATTGTTTCAAATGAAGTGCTAGATGACTTTGTGCGTGATGAGCATTATCAAGCTTGGCTTGGACGCATTCATATTTGGCTCGTGCAACAAGCCGATCAAGCTATCGAAATGGAAAATGGGTTGGCATTTAAAAGGAAGTGA
- the cobS gene encoding adenosylcobinamide-GDP ribazoletransferase, with protein MIRQVATGFLLALQFFSVIPVKKQLPMEKVHITAMYAMLPVLGLLVGCILASTVWILRDATDVSFLLIGFMVVLVGMVLTGGLHMDGLADAGDAYFSYQDREKRLAIMGDPQIGAFGTMVLLLAIVGKIILVAESINGLSLVWLVLIPVLSRIGLLALFSSTHSAKPDGIAAFFQQRASHKKLRLVAILTVIISLGTLSIMTTFWTAFVFFVMLVLFSWRYRAWCLRNFGGVTGDLFGAYVEGVEILLWMSLLFFL; from the coding sequence ATGATCCGGCAAGTAGCAACAGGATTTTTATTGGCGCTTCAATTTTTTTCAGTGATTCCTGTCAAAAAACAATTGCCGATGGAAAAAGTCCATATCACAGCAATGTATGCGATGTTACCTGTACTAGGACTATTAGTTGGCTGTATTTTAGCAAGTACTGTATGGATTTTGCGTGATGCAACAGATGTCAGTTTTTTATTAATTGGCTTTATGGTCGTTTTGGTTGGCATGGTACTGACTGGTGGATTGCATATGGATGGCTTAGCAGACGCAGGAGATGCCTACTTTTCTTACCAAGATCGTGAAAAACGCTTGGCAATTATGGGAGATCCGCAAATTGGTGCTTTTGGTACGATGGTGTTATTGCTTGCGATTGTTGGTAAAATTATACTAGTAGCAGAATCAATAAATGGGTTATCGCTCGTATGGCTTGTATTAATCCCTGTCCTTTCGAGAATTGGCTTGCTGGCATTATTTAGTTCCACACATTCAGCAAAGCCAGATGGCATAGCCGCTTTTTTTCAACAGCGAGCTAGCCATAAAAAATTGCGACTTGTAGCGATTCTAACAGTCATTATTAGCTTAGGGACATTGAGCATAATGACCACTTTTTGGACCGCGTTCGTATTCTTTGTTATGTTAGTGCTATTTTCATGGCGTTATCGGGCTTGGTGTTTGCGCAATTTTGGCGGT